The Meiothermus sp. region GACTACCTTTTCCTGGGGCGGCACATCCAGGCCCCCACCGCCTACGAAGGGGCCCTCAAGCTCAAGGAGATCAGCTATATCCATGCCGAGGCTTATCCGGCGGGCGAGATGAAGCACGGCCCCATCGCCCTGATCGACGAGCGCCTGCCGGTGGTGGTGCTCGCCACCCAGAGCCCCTTCTACGAGAAGACCGTCTCCAACATCCAGGAGGTGCGGGCCCGGGGCGGGCGGGTGATTGCGGTGGCCACCGAGGGCGACACCGAGGTACAGAAGTTTGCCCAGGACGTGATTTACGTGCCCAAAATCCACCACCTGCTGGCCCCGGTGGTAAGTGTGGTACCGCTGCAACTGCTGGCCTACGAGACCGCCGTAGACCTGGGCCGCGACGTGGATCAGCCCCGCAACCTGGCCAAGAGTGTGACGGTGGAGTAAGCTGCTCTCTGTACACGCGCTATCGCTTTGATAGCGCGTTTTTATTTTATGGCCTGGTGGGCCTCGAGCGGTTTCGGTGACGTGGAATGAAGTACGATAGGGTGGTATTTCGCGCTTCAGGCCCTTGGCAGTTCGATATGGAAATCTACCTCGGCACCGGCGGCTACACCAACGAAGACTGGGTGGGCCTCTTGTACCCTCCCGAGGCCAAAAAAGACGAGTGGCTCTCCCTCTATGCGCGCCATTTCAATGCGGTAGAGCTCAATTCCTCTTTCTACAACATCCCCGGTCTCAAAGCTTTCGCGGGGATGCTCAGGCGCAGCGAAGGGCGGGTGCACTGGGCCGTCAAGATTCACCAGTCCATGACCCACGAGCGCAATGCCACCGATGACGACTACCGGCGGCTTTTTGAGTCGGTGGCCCCGCTGCGCGAGGCCGGGGTGCTGGGGCCCTTTCTGGCCCAGTTTCCCCAGAGCTTTCACCGTACCCCCGAGAACCGCAAATACTTCGCGGCACTGGCCCAGCGCTTTGCCGACAAGACCCTGGCCCCAGGCGGCCTGGCAGTGGAGTTTCGCCACACCTCCTGGGACAACGAGGAAGTGCGCGAAGCCTTCCGCAAGGCAGGCCTGACCTGGGTCAGCACCGACTATCCCCCCCTCCCCGGTCTGCCCAAAAACGAGCTGCACCTCACCGGCGAGATCGCCTACATCCGGCTTTCCGGGCGCAACAAGGAAAAGTGGTACGAGGGCAAGAACCAGGCCGAGCGGCACGACTACCGGTACAGCGAGGAAGAGCTGCGCTTCTGGGTGCAGTCGCTGTTGGCAGCCCTCGAGCACGAACACCTGACCCAGGTCTGGTTCATTTTCAACAACACCACCCAGGGCCACGCCCTGGTCAACCTGGAAATGCTACGGAAGCTGCTACAAGAAGCCGGGCTGTACCTTGGATAAAGTCTCTACCGCCCGCTTGCCAACTGCGGCCTGCCCAGGAAAAACACCAGCGCCAGCCCGATCAGGAGGGCCGAGAACACGTAAGGATAGGCCGGAGAAAGCCCGTACAGCGAAGTGCCCACCACCGGCCCTAGCATCCGGCCCAGGGCCTGCGCCGCGCTAGAGAGGCCCGCCACCGCGCCTTGTTCGTCGTCAGAAACTGCCAACGATTGCGCCGCCGTGAGGCCGGGGCTGGCCATGGAACCCAGCCCCAGCAGCACCAGCGAGGCGGTGAGCCACCCAAAACTGGGCGCAAACACCAACCCCAGGTAGCCTAGCAACAGCAGGGGCAATCCCAGACCCACCAGGGCCCTGGGGGGCCACCTGACCGCTCGCACCCAGACCCCCTGCACCAACACCCCCACCACCCCAAACACCACCAGGGCCAGACCCACGGTCTGCGCGGTCTGGGCAGGGCTTAGCAAAAGACGATCCTGATACAAAAAGGCTACGGTTTGCTCCATGGCGACGGAGGCCAGATTAATGGCCAGGCCCACCAGTAGCAAGGGCAGAATGCGGGGATCGTCCCAGGAAAGCCTGGGCGGGCTTTGGGGGCGATCTCGAGGCTTGCGTGACTCCGGCAAGACCCTCCACACAAATAGAGCATTCAAGAGTGCCAGGCTGGCCGAGAAAACCACAGGCGTCAGCAAACCAAAATGGGCCAGCCCCGCCCCAATGGCTGGGCCAAAAATCACCCCCAGACCGAAAGCAGCCCCTAGGATGGCAAAGTTCTGGGTGCGCTGCTCACGGGGGGTGATATCGGCCAGGTAAGCCTGGGCGGTGGGCAGGGTGGCCGAGGAAAAAGCACCGCCCAGCAGCCTTGTTGCTAACATCGAGCCAAACAGGCCCCACCCCAACAGCACCTTCTGGTAGCCCAGCCAGGCAAAAAAAGCGAACAAAAAGAAGCTGACCGCAAACCCCAGGATGCCCAACAGCAGGATGGGCTTGCGACCCACCACCTCGCTCCGGCGCCCCCAATAGGCCGAGAGCACAAACTGCATCAGGGCATAGCCGGTAGAAAACAACCCGACCTGCACCTCGCTCAGGCCCAGTTCGCGCGAGAGCGGCCCCAGGATGGGAAACAATACCGATAGGCCCAGAATACTGTTGAAGAGGGTGAGGAACAGTAACGAGAGCGGGTTCACGGTCAAATAGTGTACCGTCCCCAAAAACGGGTAGCGCTTCTGTGAATAAGCTGTGGATAAGTCTGTGGATAACCTGTGGATAACCCTGTGGAGGTTTCTACACCTGGCCCTGGGTCTTTGGCTTGGTTCACCCAAAATATACCGTCTTGGAGATGACAAATCTGCCCTGATCGCACTTCGTCCCGGCACCTCTTGACCAAGCAGACTTTCGCGGAGGCCGCTCCGGGCACCCGGCGACCAAAGCCAAGGGGCCAGAGAATCGTTTCCCTGGCCCCTGTGCCCTAATTTGGCGGAGGAGGGGGGATTCGAACCCCCGATAGGGACTTTCGTTCCCTATAACGGTTTAGCAAACCGCCGCCTTCAGCCACTCGGCCACCCCTCCAATGGGTTGTTGGGTCTGGGGGTGTGTCCCCGAAAACCGCAAACGATACTTTAGCACAAAATTGGGTATTTGAAACACCCGGCCTCATCTGGCGGAGGGAGAGGGATTCGAACCCCCGGTAGACTTGCGTCTACAACGGTTTTCAAGACCGCCGCTTTCAACCACTCAGCCATCCCTCCATGCCCGCCTACCTCTTGTACATTCCACCAGGCCAGGGCGCTCTCCTAATATGGGATGGAGAACTGGGCTTGTCAAGCAAACCCGGTCGTTATTGTGGGCGCTTTCGATCTCTGAACATCGTAGCTCGGAGGGCCAGCACCGGGCCCCATGCTGAGTTGCTTCGTTGGCCTCTGGCCTCCTCGCAATGACGAGGTTTTCCTAAGTGGTCTGGTAACAAAATACGCAGTATGGGGTTTAGCCTTCAGAACGCGCCGTGTCTCGTAAACCTGGGCCTTCGGTGCCTTGCCTGTACGGTCATGCAAAAAGCACCCCACCCCGCTTCGCCCCTTTCCTCCCCTACTGCGTAGGGGAGGCCAGGTGGGGTGGCTGACCTGGCCCTTCACGCAGCGGATTGGGGGCCTTGCCTGATACCCTCCCCCACCCTCCCTACGCGGTAGGGAGGGCGTTTTTAGGCCATCTCGGGGGCCGAAGTGGGATGGAATCTCTACATCGATGTATTCGGTGTACGGTACAAAACTTCGGAAATTTAGTTACCAGACCACTAAGCAGGCTTGTACATTCTAGACGACGGTGTATTGAAGGAAGCTTTCCGGTACTTAACGCACCGAGCGAATCTGGCGAACCAGCAGGGTGCCCAGCACAAAACACACAGCGGCCATCAGAAACAGCACCGTATAGCCCAGGCCGGGGCTCTGGCGGTTGAAGACATCGAGCATGGCCCCAAAACCCCCGGCCAGCACCTGCGGCAACACAATGGAAGTTTGCCAGATGCCCATGTCGGTGGCGTGGGCTTGGGGGTTGGGCAACACATCTGCGACCAGAGCCCAGTCTACTGCCAGGTAGGCCCCATACAGCAGCCCAAACACCACCGCCAGCACCAGCAGCACATCGTAGCGGGGCAGCAACAGGATGGGCAGCATCAAGGCTGCCAGCCCCACCCCGGCGATGTAGATGATGGGTTTGCGGCCTTGTTGATCGGAGAGGCGACCTGCCGGAACGGCCGAAATGGCCGCGCCAATGGAGATGAGCAGGCCCAGCAGGGCCACAGCCTGGAAGGCTTCGGTGGCCAGGGTCTGGCCGAAAGCCTGGAAGGTTTGCACCACATCGGCCAGGTAGTACTGAAGGTAGGTTTGTACCACGTATTGGGCCAGCATGACTAGGAAGCGGGTAAACCAGACCCAGCGGAAATCGGCGTTGCGCCAGGGGGCTACCATGCTCTCGAGGAGACCCCGCCTTTGCGGTTGTAACCCCGGTACCTCCCGAATCAGGCCCAGAATCATGCCGGCGGCCAGCAAATTAACCACGGCAATCAGGAGGAACTGCCATTGCAAATTGGCCAGCAAAAAGCCCACTGCCCCCGCTACCACCTGGCCGCCCACCTGTAGCGTACCCAGCCAGCCCGAAGCCACCCCGCGTTCGCGGCGCGCTGTGAGGTCGGGGATGAGGGCCGAGTAGGGGCCGGTGGCCATATCGTCGGCCAGTTGGAGCAGCAGATAGGCCACCACCAGCTGCCAGTAGCTGCCGGCATAGGCCATCCAGACCAATGAACCTGCTGTAAGGACAGTCCCCAGGGCCAAAAAGGGCATCCGGCGGCCCACCCGGTCGGAGATATAGCCCCAGATGGGCGGCCCAATAAAGGCCATCACCGCACCCAGGGCAAACAAGAGCCCCAGCCGGGTGGCCCGCTCGGGTTCGGGCACCAGCTCGGCCACCCGGGCCGGCAGCAATACCAGCAAAATCAGAAACCACTTGAAGCTGCTCGCAAACCAATAGGAGGAAAGCACCAAGTACCAGGGGTTGGTGTGAGGGCGCATTTGACCCAGTATACGGGTTGATCAGACGCCATTTTTCAGCTTTCGGTTGATCGGAATCGCGGGTCGCCCAAGAATGAAAAACAAGGAGAAAAATATGGATCAAGCAACCCTAGTGATTACTGAAAGCGACCTGGTTTTCCGCGAGGATAAAACCCAACTGACCCACGATGCCCAAGGCCGGGCGTACCGCGTGAAAAGGCTACCGCGACCGCAGATTCAGGGTGAGGTGCTGCGCTCTATTTTGGCGCGCGCGGTTGGGATTGGCAGCCCTCGAGTAAGTGTACTGGTTAACGAGCGCCTCGAGCCCATCGGTATCGTCGCCCCGGTGCTGGAACTGAACAAGCCGATAGACATCAAGCACCCTGAGCTGCTACGGGCCATCTCGGTGAAGGGCATCTTGGGCGATGGGGATTTGCTTGAGGCTGAAACCCTATTCCAGAACCTGGCCACAGACCCTGCGGGCAAACTCTGGGTGCTGGATTTCGAGGGATCCATGCCTGCAAGGGTGTCTGGCTGGTACGAGGGCAACCCCGAAATCCTGGCGAGCTTGTATGCACTGATCATCTATAGCCATTTTCATTTTGAGCACCTACCCCTGACGGTAGAGTCCTGGCGCCAGGCTGCTCAGACTGGTTTGGATGCATTCGATGGCCCAGGGCTGCGGTTGTTGGGGGACGTGCGGTTGCTCAACCAAAGCCTGGAAAAGCTTGTAGAAAACATGTGTAAGATCTTCCTGGAGGAGCCCATGCCCACTCACAGCCCAGCGAGGCCCCTCGCCTGAGTTGGCCCCTCGAGTGGCCCTTGAAGCCTCGAGGCCCCCCCGCACTGCAGCACGAGCACGCTAGGGTGCAGGGCCCGGAAGCCAGAGCCTGGCTAAAAAATTAAACCGGGGGCTATTCCCCGGTTTTGCTGGCGGGCGCGGCAGGATTCGAACCCACGACCTACTGATCCGTAGTCAGTCGCTCTATCCAACTGAGCTACGCGCCCTTGTGCACCCGCGAACCCACCAAGTGCGTCCTGTAGGTTAACATAGGCGCTTTAGTCTGTCAACAAAAACATCCATAGGGAGGATGCGTAGGGTGTGTTTGGGTTCTTCAAGCGGCATCCTCGAGTACCGCATTTATCGCGCTTTTATCAAAAAGGCCCACGCGGCTCGGATTGTAGTCCCTACAGCAAACGCCGTAGGGACTATTCGCGAGAGGCCGCTCTAGGCCCTGGCCGCCTCCAGGCTGCCGTACAAGGTCCACCAGGGTTTGGCACCCTTGGCCAGCACTTGGTTGAGCAACTGGATGTTTTTCACCCCCTGGTCGGCGAGCCAGTCCTCGAGCGCGGCCAGCCCTTGCTTGGCATAGACCGGAATCCCATCCTGCCAGGTAGCCCGCCCACACAAGACCCCGCTGAAAGGTACGCCGGCTTCGGCGGCCATCTCGAGCGACTCACGGAAGACCGCATCGCTGACCCCGGCCGAAAGATAGATGAAGGGCTTGCCGGCAGCGCTCGCGGCGTCTTTGAGGAACTGAAGGGCCTGGGTGCGGGTGTAGGCTTCCTCGCCCTTGAAACCCAGGGTGCCGCTGGTGTAGGCAATGTTGAAGGGCAGCTCGACTTTGAGCACGTCCACCCCGTAGCGGTCTTTGGAGAACTCCTCCATGTACTTGGCTACGTAGCGGGGCTTGGCTTTGGCCAGCTCGAGGCCCTCCCCCAGTTGGTCGTTGTAGGCGATGGGCTCGAGGAAAAAGGGCATCTCCAGAGCGGCGCACTCGGCCCCTACCCGCTCGATGAAGGCGTGCTTGATGGCGTTAATTTTGGGGTCATCCTCGGGGTTGTAGTACAGCAGGATCTTCACCGCATCGCCGCCTGCTTCTTGGATGCGTCGCACGCTCAGGTCGGGCAGTAGGTCGGGTAGGCGGCCGGGGGTGCTGGTATCGTAGCCCGATTTCTCGTAGGCCAGCAAAACCCCGGTACGGGGCGCTTTGTGCTTCAGCGCCGGCAGGCCGTACTCGGTGTCCATCAGGATGGCCGAGGCATAGGGGGTGAGGATTTTGACCACGGCGGTCTTGAACTCGGTCAGCTCGGCATCGCTTACCTCTGCCCCCCGAGCTTTGGCAATGGCCTTGCGCAAGGAGCCCCGCTGATCCATTGCAGCCGCCGCAATCACACCCCGGTCGTCGGCGCAGGCTTGAATCCGTTCGAACTTTCCTTTGCTCAGTCCCATAGTTGTCTCCAGCCCCAAGTTTACCCCGAGATTCAGTTAGAGCGCAGCCTGGCAGATGGGTTGCCGGCTTTTAGCAATGAGGCGAGAAACCAGATAAAAACACCATTCCCAACAACAACCGGTTGGACTTTTAGCCAGCCGGAGTGCAAGATAGATTGCGGCTGTATCGTGTTTCCACCCTCGAGCCTCGCAGGGAGACCTAAGGTATCTGGAACCCCTGTTTCAAGGATTCGTGGGAACTGTCCTAAAGCAACCACGGGAGGAACCATGCTGATTGTCGCCGGAGAAGCCCTAATTGACATGACCCCTACCACCCTTAATGGCGCTACTGCCTATATCCCGCACCCTGGGGGTTCCCCCTACAACGTAGCCTTGGGCGCGGGCCGCTTAGGCATCCCCACGGCCTTTTTGGGCCGCATTTCGCGGGATGGCTTTGGGCAGTTGCTAAAGCGGCATCTGGCCGCCAGCAAGGCCAGCCTGGAGTATGTCAAGGAGGGCCCGGAACTCACCACCCTGGCCTTGGTGACCCCTTCCGAGTCGGGCGAGTTTTTTTCGTTCTACTGCGAAAACACCGCCGACCGTTTGCTCTACCCCGAAGACCTACCCGCCACCCTACCCTCCCAAGCGGCCCTGCACTTTGGCTCGTACTCGCTGGTGCTGGAACCGGCGGCCTCGAGCCTCGAGCTCCTGATGCGGCGTGAGGCCCGGCGCCGGCTGATCTCGCTCGACCCCAACGTGCGGCCCTTCCTGATTCCCAATAAGGATGCCTACCTCGAGCGGCTACTGGGCTGGCTCGAGCAGGCCGATCTGGTCAAGGTCAGCCAGGCCGACCTCGAGTGGCTCTATCCGGGCAAGCACTTAGAAGACATCGCCCGGGAGTGGCAGCAGCAGGGCCCGGTGCTGGTTATCGTGACCCGCGGAGGCCAGGGGGCTTTTGCCGTCAAAGATCAAGCCATCGTTCACGTTCGGGCTCCTCAGGTTCAGGTAGTGGATACGGTGGGGGCTGGGGATGCCTTCATGTCCGGCACCCTGAGCTGGCTGTGGCAGCATGGGGCCTGGTCTCGAGCTGGGCTACACTCGCTGCACAGCGACCAACTCGAGGCCCTGCTGAACTTTGCCGCCCGGGTTGCGGCCATTACCTGTACCCGGGCCGGGGCCAATCCCCCCTGGCGAGAAGAGCTGGAATAAACCACACCGGCCATCTTTGAGCGTTGTCTGGTGACAAAAACCAGCTTATCAGAGCACCCTTAATTCAGCTCGAGCACGGCTCAGAGAACTGTTCGGCCAACTACCCAAACCACCCCGCCAGTAGCCCCAGCGCCGCGCCCCCTCCGATTACCCAGACCACGCTGACCCCGCGGTAAACCAGCAGGGTGGCGACCGCCATGGCCCCGAACCACAAAGGCCCTTCTACCCCAAGCTGGATCAGCACCAGCACCATGCTGGCGCTGAGGCCCATGCTGATGGGCACCAGGGCCTTGCGCAAGGCCCTGCTCCAGCGGGCTTTGGCCATCCATGTCCAGCCCTTCACCAGCCACATGCTCCCCACGGCTCCGGGCAAAAACATGCCCAGCAGGGCCGCCAGGGCCCCCGAAAGCCCGGCGGCGCTCAGGCCGTAAAAAAGCACTGCCAGCATGTTGGGCCCTGGCACAAACTGCCCCAAGGCGAAGCCGTCGGCAAACTGTTGGGGCGTTACCCAACCGTTGCCGATGATCACCCGGGCCATCTCCGGCAGGTTGGCCATGCCCCCGCCAAAGCTCAGCACCCCAAAGCGCAGGAAGGTCAGGAAGACCTCGAGCACCTCAGCCACGGGACTCCACCTCGGATGCACTCCAAGCTGCGGCGGCCTCGCGCCAGTACAGGGTCATGCCCACCGGCACAAAAAGCAGCAATACCAACAGCAGGGGCCAGTGCAAGAGACCATAGGTGGCAAAGACCCCCAGGGCCAGCCCCAGGGCTTTGAGGGAGTCCAGCGCAACGGGGGTCTGGTGCAGCATGGTGGCCAGAATGAGCCCAATGGCGGCGGCGGCGACCCCGTTCAGGGCGCTTTCGGCCAGGGAGCCCGGAACCGCACCAAATCGAACATAGGCAAAGCTCAAAAGCAGCATCAAGAGGGCCCCGGGGGTCAAGACTCCCAAAAGCGCCAGCACACCCCCCGCCACCCCGCCCAGGCGCATTCCCAGATGAGCCGCCGTGTTGGCAAACACCGGCCCCGGCAGGATGCGGCATAGCGCGGTGGTCTCCAGAAACTCCCGCTCGGCCATCCAGCCCCGCCGCAGCACCAAAGCCTGGTAGAGCTGGGCGCTGCCGCCACCTCCAAAGGCCACCAAGCCCACCTGAAGAAAGGCATAAAACAGCTTTGACAGCGGCACTTTCATCCCTGGATGATACACTTTGGCGATGCACTACGTGATAGGCGACGTTCACGGCTGCTTGCAACCCCTTATCCGGCTCTTGCAGCGCGAGGGGTTTATTGGAGAGGGGCTCGAGTGGACGGGCGGGCAGGCCCAGCTCTGGTTCCTGGGCGACTATACCGACCGGGGCCCCAACGGCATAGGGGTGATTGAGCTTTTGATGCGCCTAGAGCTCGAGGCCGCCGCGGCCGGAGGAGCCGTTCATGCACTTTTGGGCAACCACGACCTGATGCTGTTGGCCGCCCAGCACTTTACCGAGGTAGAAATCCCCAGTTTCAAGCGCCAGGGGCAAAGCCTGACCTTCTACGAAATCTGGCGGTGGGTGGGGGGCAAAGCGCGGGATTTTGAGTGCCTGAGTGAGGCGCATATCGAGTGGTTACAGAACCGCCCGGCCCTGGCTTTGGTCGGAGACACCCTGCTAATGCATGCCGATAGCTTGTTTTACCTCGAGTACGGCGAAAATTTGGCGCAAATCAACCGTAACCTGGCGGATATTCTGCGTTCGGACAGGGTCGAAGCATGGGATGTGCTGGCCGAACAGTTTACCGACCGTTTTTCATTCCTCAGCGGGGGTAGAGCCCTGACCGAAGAATTCCTACAGCAACTAGGTGCTGCCCGCCTGGTTCACGGCCATACTCCCATTTACAGCCTGATGGGCTGTGCCCCCCAGGAGGTGTTCCATCCGCTGGAATACAACGAGGGCCTTTGTTTCAATGTGGATCACTGTTTGTGGAAGCGGGGGCCGGGGTTTGTTTTGGCATTACCCGAAAGCAGCTACTCGGTACAGGGGCATACTTGAGCGTCTGAGAGCGGTTCCCGCGAATAGTCTCCACAGCGGTTTTCGCTGGGGAGAAATGCGACGGGGGGCCGCCTCATCTACAAAAGTGCGAGACCGCAAGGGCTTTATTCAAGACAAGGCCCCCAGGAATCTCCCTGGGGGCTGTGGTTTATAGAGTGCTAGATTTCGATTCGATCGAGCCGAATCACCTGGTCTTGCAAAGCAATTTCTAGCTGATAGGTTCCACCTTGGGGCACCTCGAGCCGGAACGAACCGGTCAGGCTGAGGGCTGCTGTGAGTTGGGCGTGTTCGTTGTGCAGCAAGGTGCGGCCCTGCACCTGGGTTAGTTGGGCGGGGTCGGCTACCAGGTAGCCCTGCAGGTAGGCTTTGTGATGGTCGGGTTTGAGGCTCAGGTCGAGGTAGAAGTCGCCGGCTTTGTACAGTTGTGACCAGCCTTCGGTGAAGTTTTGGTGTCGTACAGCCAGCGAGGTCTTGCGGGAGTCCATTACCAGGATGGCCTGGACGGGCGGGCGTGGGGATTCGTGTAGCATGGGGTTCTCCTTTAGTTTCCAGAGGCGGCCCAGGTGATGGCGGCCTCGAAGAGGTTCCAGCCGGTGGAGGTGAGTTTGCCACCCTGGTTGGTGTTGAGGAAGAAGCCTACCCGGCGGCTTGGGGCGGTTAGTCCAACCATGGGTGCACCGGTTTCATATCCAAAGATCAGGGCTCGAGCGGTGCCGGGCTGGGTTGCAATCACACTCGCTGCAGCACTGGGCACCCCCCAGCTCACAACGTCTGTTGTGGTATACATCCCGTAGTTGCCGCTTGCCAAGCCGGCCCCCATGGGGTGAATGGTGCTGGTCAGGGTGCCTTGATTCTGGCCTGTACTGCTACCAAATTGGTCGGTGGTGAGGCCAGTCATGCCCATATCGTCGTAGATGTCGGGCCGCCAGACTACCACGGGAACGGTCACATTACGGAACACTGCTCCGCCCAGGGTACTGGCCGTGGCCGAGATCAGAATCAGATCTTTGCCGGCGGCATCGCTCGCGGTCGCTTTGCTGTCTCTAACCGTCACTGTATAGCCCAGGCCAGTCAAGCGGTTAATCAGGGCGTTGTCGCTGCCGTTGGGTTTGGTGCTGCCTGCAACAAATAGGGCGTTCTTGCGCCGGAAGTCGGGCAGGCGCTGGAAGGCGGCGGCAGCGTTGGCAATTTTGTGGTCGCCATTTGCGTCCGGGGTGGCCGATAGCAGCAGATAGCTTTCCAGGTTACCCCAGTTTGCACCAGCAGTATCCGACATCAATAGGGCCAAATTGCCACTAATCTGTGGTGCGGCGAAGGAAGTACCGGTAAAGCTTCCAATCTGGCTGTTCGGATAGGCACTCACCATGGCTTCCCCGGGAGCCAGGATCTCGAGGTTGGTACCATACGAGGTAAAAGACGACAGAGTTCCGGCGACGCTGACGCTACCCACACTCAGGATGTAGCGGTTGCCGGAGGCCCAGGCGGCTGGATAGTGCGGGGTGAGATCGCCGGTGTTGCCCGACGAGGCCACCACGTAGATACCGCGCGATACCGCACTATCTATTAGGTTTCGCAGCGGACTACCATTATCGGTGGTACCCAACGAGAGGTTGATGATGTGGGCACCCATATCGATTGCATGGCTGATTGCCGCAATCAGGTTGGAAACC contains the following coding sequences:
- a CDS encoding DUF72 domain-containing protein, with product MEIYLGTGGYTNEDWVGLLYPPEAKKDEWLSLYARHFNAVELNSSFYNIPGLKAFAGMLRRSEGRVHWAVKIHQSMTHERNATDDDYRRLFESVAPLREAGVLGPFLAQFPQSFHRTPENRKYFAALAQRFADKTLAPGGLAVEFRHTSWDNEEVREAFRKAGLTWVSTDYPPLPGLPKNELHLTGEIAYIRLSGRNKEKWYEGKNQAERHDYRYSEEELRFWVQSLLAALEHEHLTQVWFIFNNTTQGHALVNLEMLRKLLQEAGLYLG
- a CDS encoding MFS transporter encodes the protein MNPLSLLFLTLFNSILGLSVLFPILGPLSRELGLSEVQVGLFSTGYALMQFVLSAYWGRRSEVVGRKPILLLGILGFAVSFFLFAFFAWLGYQKVLLGWGLFGSMLATRLLGGAFSSATLPTAQAYLADITPREQRTQNFAILGAAFGLGVIFGPAIGAGLAHFGLLTPVVFSASLALLNALFVWRVLPESRKPRDRPQSPPRLSWDDPRILPLLLVGLAINLASVAMEQTVAFLYQDRLLLSPAQTAQTVGLALVVFGVVGVLVQGVWVRAVRWPPRALVGLGLPLLLLGYLGLVFAPSFGWLTASLVLLGLGSMASPGLTAAQSLAVSDDEQGAVAGLSSAAQALGRMLGPVVGTSLYGLSPAYPYVFSALLIGLALVFFLGRPQLASGR
- a CDS encoding MFS transporter; its protein translation is MRPHTNPWYLVLSSYWFASSFKWFLILLVLLPARVAELVPEPERATRLGLLFALGAVMAFIGPPIWGYISDRVGRRMPFLALGTVLTAGSLVWMAYAGSYWQLVVAYLLLQLADDMATGPYSALIPDLTARRERGVASGWLGTLQVGGQVVAGAVGFLLANLQWQFLLIAVVNLLAAGMILGLIREVPGLQPQRRGLLESMVAPWRNADFRWVWFTRFLVMLAQYVVQTYLQYYLADVVQTFQAFGQTLATEAFQAVALLGLLISIGAAISAVPAGRLSDQQGRKPIIYIAGVGLAALMLPILLLPRYDVLLVLAVVFGLLYGAYLAVDWALVADVLPNPQAHATDMGIWQTSIVLPQVLAGGFGAMLDVFNRQSPGLGYTVLFLMAAVCFVLGTLLVRQIRSVR
- a CDS encoding tagatose 1,6-diphosphate aldolase, whose amino-acid sequence is MGLSKGKFERIQACADDRGVIAAAAMDQRGSLRKAIAKARGAEVSDAELTEFKTAVVKILTPYASAILMDTEYGLPALKHKAPRTGVLLAYEKSGYDTSTPGRLPDLLPDLSVRRIQEAGGDAVKILLYYNPEDDPKINAIKHAFIERVGAECAALEMPFFLEPIAYNDQLGEGLELAKAKPRYVAKYMEEFSKDRYGVDVLKVELPFNIAYTSGTLGFKGEEAYTRTQALQFLKDAASAAGKPFIYLSAGVSDAVFRESLEMAAEAGVPFSGVLCGRATWQDGIPVYAKQGLAALEDWLADQGVKNIQLLNQVLAKGAKPWWTLYGSLEAARA
- a CDS encoding carbohydrate kinase gives rise to the protein MLIVAGEALIDMTPTTLNGATAYIPHPGGSPYNVALGAGRLGIPTAFLGRISRDGFGQLLKRHLAASKASLEYVKEGPELTTLALVTPSESGEFFSFYCENTADRLLYPEDLPATLPSQAALHFGSYSLVLEPAASSLELLMRREARRRLISLDPNVRPFLIPNKDAYLERLLGWLEQADLVKVSQADLEWLYPGKHLEDIAREWQQQGPVLVIVTRGGQGAFAVKDQAIVHVRAPQVQVVDTVGAGDAFMSGTLSWLWQHGAWSRAGLHSLHSDQLEALLNFAARVAAITCTRAGANPPWREELE
- a CDS encoding chromate transporter, encoding MAEVLEVFLTFLRFGVLSFGGGMANLPEMARVIIGNGWVTPQQFADGFALGQFVPGPNMLAVLFYGLSAAGLSGALAALLGMFLPGAVGSMWLVKGWTWMAKARWSRALRKALVPISMGLSASMVLVLIQLGVEGPLWFGAMAVATLLVYRGVSVVWVIGGGAALGLLAGWFG
- a CDS encoding chromate transporter, giving the protein MKVPLSKLFYAFLQVGLVAFGGGGSAQLYQALVLRRGWMAEREFLETTALCRILPGPVFANTAAHLGMRLGGVAGGVLALLGVLTPGALLMLLLSFAYVRFGAVPGSLAESALNGVAAAAIGLILATMLHQTPVALDSLKALGLALGVFATYGLLHWPLLLVLLLFVPVGMTLYWREAAAAWSASEVESRG
- a CDS encoding metallophosphoesterase family protein, which produces MHYVIGDVHGCLQPLIRLLQREGFIGEGLEWTGGQAQLWFLGDYTDRGPNGIGVIELLMRLELEAAAAGGAVHALLGNHDLMLLAAQHFTEVEIPSFKRQGQSLTFYEIWRWVGGKARDFECLSEAHIEWLQNRPALALVGDTLLMHADSLFYLEYGENLAQINRNLADILRSDRVEAWDVLAEQFTDRFSFLSGGRALTEEFLQQLGAARLVHGHTPIYSLMGCAPQEVFHPLEYNEGLCFNVDHCLWKRGPGFVLALPESSYSVQGHT
- a CDS encoding S8 family serine peptidase, with the protein product MPEKRPFIHIWLYRALALALLALLAACGGPNRPTALPPSDQGYLLTVPTTRSDTPERLAQRYGGEVIAWLEDKAILKLSSQAAAALQGSGVSLQNTTLTADSTTSTPEYAANGWNSWAGGWNSWAGGWNSWAGGWNSWAGGTGTIPALPSDNRQKFMLTKLPQGQALGRNFGQGIKVAVIDTGIDLNHPMFQGRLAPSGEWLDEIGKDPIPQEESGTMYGHGTAVAGLILQVAPRATILPIRALAADGSGSVSNLIAAISHAIDMGAHIINLSLGTTDNGSPLRNLIDSAVSRGIYVVASSGNTGDLTPHYPAAWASGNRYILSVGSVSVAGTLSSFTSYGTNLEILAPGEAMVSAYPNSQIGSFTGTSFAAPQISGNLALLMSDTAGANWGNLESYLLLSATPDANGDHKIANAAAAFQRLPDFRRKNALFVAGSTKPNGSDNALINRLTGLGYTVTVRDSKATASDAAGKDLILISATASTLGGAVFRNVTVPVVVWRPDIYDDMGMTGLTTDQFGSSTGQNQGTLTSTIHPMGAGLASGNYGMYTTTDVVSWGVPSAAASVIATQPGTARALIFGYETGAPMVGLTAPSRRVGFFLNTNQGGKLTSTGWNLFEAAITWAASGN